The segment tgtttctatctttacctaaatcttgtacctggaataagaatcttttaaaatgtgagggttcaactatataatgaactcatctgccttttaaattattggacagatattttaatggagaagatataatttcacttacttttactactaTCCTGTACCAGTTTTATGCAATAATcgaaatttgagatcttattatccaAAGCATGACAAATTTTAAAAGGCAATGATATGCATTTGCATATAATTATTAGAGGAATCAGGCTGatcctgttgtttttcctcaaaatttgctactctatttaattagacatctgtcacattacatctttgtcttattacctgatctaatcatttcctcgatgttatctctatattatttatttatttggccaggaatataggttaaagttgtaagctattcattcctgcaccccattataataactcagagatgttccaaattccatttattatttgatagaattagtattgtacttacagaacttcttaattacaaatatttgctataaaagaaaaagagggacaatgttaacagaaggaaagaatctccttagttctggttgattccaggaataagccattatctgacatgtaatcatgaggttacaaggtgctgaaagcagggcttagaggtaatcaggtgggggatttcctttctcagaaaggaaatagcacatttggaaaataaagttaggaagatcctacctaggccgtgtccaagatcgtcttcaaaacctttccaagcatccaccattagcctgcagcacatgtcagttggctttatgataacttagacaagtattcctgtaatcagagcttcaaacaatagtaaattgcagtcccagtcttatatagcaaatcaatattggctggtatccctcagataaaatacttcctcactctttaaaccatctgaaactgacacaaaagtatccagaacaactatctaggagcaagaggggtttggataacccatatttattcccaaatcttatctacctttcatagtttcaaacagaacttaatttatctttccaaatctctcaatcctatccttccacttgcttttacattttaaccatacgACAAGATAGCTcgtaagttattactttttactagtATAACTGTACTGcaatctcattccagcttaaacaaagcaaagaggttaatgactaaatttatagtttgatggaattatgtctttgtttttcaagttgttattcttccctagttatactcactctggaagaatgagatacttcaggaattaaaacttttacataataaattcaaatgcaaactttaactctaacttaggccatagaatgactacatattcagatcaaaacagcttaatttaacagtatattattttgaagctttagtaggccttctaagaatcacacataatttttcaaaacattttcttctaaaagtatttcccttctttgaaaacagtttaaaatttactctgatgttcactaaactcttatgaagaaaactagttggaaacttttaaaatgcttgatatttctttcttttttttcttaagaaaaataaacctttaaaactggaattcattaaagctgagtcgttgcaaaaaaatgttcttaagtaatatgaatttccaaagtattataacaatctgaattcttaattattgcagtattcttagatataagagactgactcacaaaaaaacactgttgcttttaaaatccttttaaacaatgggaacatcttaaggtgtgtcttaagtagtttacataaatttctgcatatgttctaatttcagataaaaataatatcagatttcccagtaagattacacaaaaggctcacatgttttgctggtcacttgttattgaccacagaaatttgctatagaaggaaaaagcagggacatatgacataccaaatatgacaggataaaacatcctttactctgtttgaattcagatgggagtgaaattctccaatcatgcagtatctgtttcatagccaggctcaggaatagacaggtgagaaacattcctttttaaaggaacacaatagggaaactgagccagggggatcccatcctagattgagtctagaattgtcccgtTGGTGTTTAGTcatttgagaaatatttctttgtggcatgtgtctcagatactgatttaatgcagacaactatacccaaattcaaactcaaaacaaaaaatagtaatggtcccaaatgcctttaccttaaacagcaagtctcatCAATCACAACTTaagtcagataacagttatttccactctcttggagttacaataaacaataaagatttaccaggacacacacacataagggattccatttaacatctttccttctcaaatttaaaactttactgatgtaaaagccaattattaaaaattttctctatctattacaacttctgcacaagtaatattcattgtttagaatttgcattaaccaaccaaattcctttactaggactgatgatcttacccacaggaatgggagaactgttctgaatgaacagaaggaatttaaataaagttttcactccattgtgggactgttctgaatgggcagagggaatctaaataaaattttcactccattccttcctttccataCACAGGAATCATTTAACAATgttaggtttcaacattcaaacagtaatcccaaataacttagttaacaatcctacaacttcacagaagatagccaaattgtttagctttaacttttttaacagacaagggtgaaaatacctgattttctaaatggcaattacaaaacattataagacaaagttagcaggactgataaagtaacataactggtgttacacaattttcccaacatctttaacaaaattcagattagaaaACTACTTTGTCTTTAcagtctaagagaaattcagaaatacaatcccaGAAATACAGTTTTAACGCAACAATAACTacagatggtataatttgcatttccagaaattgttgatcttattacttttagcaattaaaaccacttcaaaggtaacaattacattaTAGATAATGTTGTATGcaacatataccagtcattatgttaagcattttacaatcattttatcattttgatcccataacaacaagcataattatttttacaaatcagaaaatgggtcaaacagagataaaatactttttgcaactagaacaaagaagtgaagcttaccaaaagcagagaaactgatgtcccagtggtgactttcgcaggcagagtttagagaatgctCGCTACATGCCTGATTCGTCCACGTTTACCAATCCCCCCCAaagcagcagaatttactgaTCCCCTAAGGCGATATGCAGGTGTTGGGACAGGGTGGGCAGAATGTCTAGGACATAGGTGGCATTTCCAGGctttacctagaaaggtgggctactcacaatcttaggagtaatttcaaatgatcagttcccgaaatatttctgattaatttcacaacatacaaatctcctaaaatgattttacctaagatgatctaactttccattgtaattccagattggccagaccagaatgacaaggaaaagtctcaaagttttgtttctttatttccctagccgcagcccttgaagtctggctgcttgcatttaaatcttacaagataacacactcattcacagcacacatgatacgcacagggacatacaccaacaAACAAAttgacaacaggacaaatacaaacggtagctcacaaaaaacaacccagagagagaaggcaattagaagcttgctaaaaatccccatcatgaattgggTATTATCATTCTGAGTAAAGGCTttgcaagaatccaaggtctgataataaaggggaatcctgcagcctttgctcagagtACCCCTGCAgtctttggaggggtggggagccttggtgccccaaagtttctgactgtcttaaaggaacaggccccatgtctttaatagggaattgataattaattaaatcataaaatgtatgcatttagcctgctgccttttcttaacaaagttttcaggtcaacaatatatatatatatatatatatatatatatatgcagctgtgtgaagatagattggagtagggagaaaccGTAGACAGAGAGACCAAATAGTACGCTATTTGCAGTAGACCAGGAAAGAGGAGGTGAGAATATGTTCTAGAGTTGTGACAGTGTGAAAATAACATATCCAAGAGATGTAGTAGAAACAGAAATAAGATTTAGCAAAgcattggatatgtggggtgaatgaGTGAAGAATCTAGGAACGTGGATGACTACAAAAGACTGTGCTGCCCTACAAAGTAACAGCAAAGTTTAGAAGGAGAGGGTtttatggggaaagataatgtCATGTTAATTTTGGGATGCCTTCAAGACATCGAGTTTGAAATGTTTACCAATAGTCAACTGATGGTGAAGGAACAGAGTTCCAGAGAGATGAGGGCTGGATATATAAATCTGGTAGCCATTTACAAAGAGAGGATGGgaggtgatgagatcaccaagtagaGAGAAAAGCTCAAGACAGAGCTTTGGGATATGCCCATATTTAGTGAGCAATTAACATGGgtttaataggaaaaaaacagcaaagaagactgagatgaAAAGGACTAGAACTGGGAtggagcagtgtcacaaaaacccagggagTATCAAAGAGGAAAGGTCAATAATGTAAAATATGGCAAAGTGTTCAAGGATGAAGGCTGAgagcattagatttggcaattaaaagatcattggtatcTTTGGAGAGCAAACTCGGTTGAACAAAGAAATCAAGAGATATTAGGAAAGGGcttagaggaaggagaagagaggaggtagAAAGCCCCCTCAAACAAATGGCTTTCTCAAGAATCTTAGGCACAAGGTTGAGGAGAAACATAGTACAATAGGAATTAatctggtagatagagtgcctgaagaactgtGGACAGAGGTTCACAATATTGTAGAGGAAGCAGCTACAAAAATCAttccaaagacaaagaaaaatgagtaagcaaaatGGCTATCTGATGAGGCtttagctgaggaaagaaggaaagcaaaagggaaaggagaaagggatgcCCAACTGAaagcagaattccagagaagagCGAGATGAGGTTTTCTTAAattagcaatgcaaagaaatagaagaaaacaatagaattggaaagacaagagatcacttaaaaaaattagagctatcaagggaaagtgttatataaaaatgggcatgataaaagacaaaaattttagggatttaacagaagcagaaaatattaagaggtggcaagaatacacaaaagaactatacTATAAAGATGTTAACACCACCAATACCTGATGGTCTGTTTACTAATCTAGGATCAGAAATCCTGCAGAATAAAGTCAACTGGGCCATAGGAAACATTGCTAACAGTAAGGCTAATGGAGGTGATGGAACTCCAGTTGAGCTATTTAAAACTCTATAAGATGATGCTATTAAAATGCTGTACTCAATATAtcaacaaatttggaaaacacatcaaaggccactggattggaaaagatcagtttatgtcccaattctaaagaagggcaatACTCAGGAATGTTCGaattaccaaacaattgcacTCACATCACATGCCAGCAATGTTATGCTTAAGAGTCTGCAaactaggcttcagcaatatgtgaaccaagaactACTAGAATAGGCTGCTTTTTGAAAAGGCAGAGAAACCAGGGACCAAACTGCCAACATTCCCTGGATTGTAGAGAAAGTAAGAGAGTTctagaaaaacatctacttctgcttcattgattaCACTAAAGCTTCTGACTGTGTGTTATCACAATAAAATGTGGCAAATCCTCAGAGATGGGGGTACTAGGTCACCTTACTTGTCTTCTGAGAAACCTGTATGTGAGCTAAGAAgccaacagttagaaccaaacatggaacaactgattgatttaagattggaaaagataTGACAAGActatatattgtcaccttatttaacttGGGTGCacagtacatcatgcaaaatgccaagCTGATGAAACAAAAGATGGAATTAAGATTGCCGGAAGAAATATAAACAATCTCAGACAAGCAAATGATACCACTCTGATACAGAAattgaagaggaattaagaaatcTCTTCATGAAGGtaaaagagaagtataaaagCGGGTTTGAagcttaatataaaaaaaaaaaacaaaaaaacaaagatcttggcaactgatctcatcatttcctagcaaacaaagaagaaattgaagcactgtcagattttatattcttggtctcaaagatcactgcaagTGACTGCAGTAGCAGAATTAAGACatttgctccttggaagaaaagctatggcaaatctggacaggattctaaaaagcagagacatcatcttgctgacaaaggtctgtagCATCAAAGCTATGTTTCTTTCCAATAGTAGTGTATGGCTGTGAGAGGTGGTTTATAGGGAAAGAAAGCTAAGCTctgcagaattgatgctttcGAATTacggtgctggagaagacttctgagagtcccttgaacaggaagatcaaatcagtcagtatTTAAAAACACTAAtttcagactattcattggaaagtcaaatactgaagctgaaatattttggtcacataaaatgagaagacaggactcattggaaaagatcctgatgttgagaaagattaaagacaaaaggaaaaggggatggcagaggatgaaatggatagacggtatcatgaaaacaatgaacttggacagactctGAAATACAGTGGTGGATAAAAGGGCCTGGTGTgccatggtccatggggtcaaagtcaaaaacaactgaacaacaaagttaaTGGTAAGATTTATTGTGAatgtttttaaggatggggaaatCTCTAGTAGCAGAGAAGGAATCAGTAGTTAGGAAAAGAtttgagatgggggagggggcagtaaCAGTGGTGGCAATCTTCtggtgaaagagaatgagaggaaggatACATGAAGAGGGGTTAGCTAGAATGATGATCAGAgaaattatagaattttaattGTATCAATTGATAAGCCTGGTCCTTCAGTTGACATACTAGGCCCTTTTAGTActaaaggaagaaagagtagGGGATGATGTCAAGGGGATGTGAGAAGAGGAAATGTGAAACAAAAGTGAGTAGAAAAGTGACCTCCTAAGTAATAACAGCTTTGATTTTCTAGGTAATATGAGCAGTGAGAGCTTCCTCTTGAGGTTTGGAACAACCTTTGTGAGAAATAGGATGAAGAATAAATTTGGGGGTGGTGAAAAGATTGTTCTGCAGCAGCCTCTTATAGTAGATAACATAAATGTGTAGTGAACCCACTTAACATCATTGGGTTACAAATGTGTCAGTAATACAATATTAGGACTGAACTCTAATAACTTATGGTGATTTGATTGATGTAAGCTCAACCTGTACATAAATTTAGTAGTAGTGTCATTTTTCAAATACTGGGGTCATAACCATCGCATTTCTTTCGCATTATTTAAGCCTTATCTTATaactttatttctataaaaatttaATTGCAGATTTACTTTAGTGCTTCCTCTGTCTTGGTAGGTAAACCCCCAGATAATTACcactttctaaatattttttcctagtttttatAACATATAGACAGATGTTAATATTTGTGAATTTATCTTACCCCCTGCTATTTTGCTTAAGCTAATGTCtccatttcttttgattttctcagTAAATCATACACAAAGCTAGCCTTGCCTTTTCTTTGCCAGTGCATATTTTTTCTGTGTTGCCAATTTACATTTCCCTGCAACTGCCATTTTTATCTTAATGTTCAGTTCTCTATCTTGCTCCCTTGCTCTAGATCCTTCTTCTGAATGAAGCTGCCTCACACTTCAACCTTTGGCTCAGTGGATGAATGGTTGCTGGAAATCAATGTAAGGAGACATGGAGAAAATAATCAGTTTAATTGTTCCACTAATATCGTCCAGCAAAAATTCTATCATTTTTCCTTGTTCTTGTCCTCAATATAGCTGATACCGAACAGTAAGTTCTTTAAAGCAGTCCCATGGCTGTAAAGTCAATTTTTCCCCAATTCCCAACTAAAGCTTTGGAACAATGTGGGTCTGTTCTTAGTCCAAAGTAGACTAATATCTAGTATCTTACACAATAAAAAAGACACAAGGTCCTGCAATTCGTTTATTTAACTGCAAAACTGAGTGCATACTTCACCTTCCTCATATCATATGTTATTGAGAAGGGCTATAAAGTACAACACTGCAGACTCTCCACTCTTCCCCAATAAATCAAAATTGTCAATTGGGGGAAAATTCTTGTGGCACTCAGTCCAAACAAGCAAAGTAAAACAACAATTAAATAAAACCTTCAAGTGACCAAATATTTGGCAGGTAGATATGTAGAACCACAAGAAAAGGAACAGAAGAACTAGCTTTTAAGAGAAAAAGCAATATGGTAAGAAAACAAGGTCATATTCAGGATTAACAAAAGTAACTGAGTACATGGTCTAGTCTAGTCTGTAGACGTTCAGCCCAATCTCTTCTAAATTCTACAGTACTATAAAACAAGTTGATATTTACGATTACACATTATAACAtcctaaataaaaatgaaaccacaTCCCACATTAGTACTCCTAAGGGCAGGAAATTACACTAACACAGTTTAGAAAGACTTTCCATCAAGACAAGTTCAAATAAACTGTGATATAATAAAGGGTACTAGAGAGATTAAGAAGACATAGCTTCTGAGACTGAGTTGATTGGCAACATTTAGATGTGTGCCCTTAAGATAGTTCTTTAGGCTTTGTGGACTGCATTATCTCCACTGCCTCTCCCATCTCTTAAAAACCATCTGCTGAAAAGGGATTTATCCGACTCTTAGTTAACCAGTATATCCAATTCTCTAAGCATTCCAATTGAAATTTTACTAGTCTCAAAACTGCACACTTATACAGAAGTACTAGTGATATTTAATAGTTAGCCATACTCTCAAAACTGAATGGCTAGGCACAGTGTCAAGGAAAATAAACAGAGCAAATAATGTTAAATGTAATAAGGAAATTCCCATTTTCAATAATTGTCTCAAAACAAAGTAATCTATAAATTAAATCAGCTAAAGCCTacttttaggcatttaaaaatatttgattagttccccaaaaaagtaaaatactgaTATCTGCTGAAGCTCACTTGCCTTGAATTTTGGACAAATGATTTTGTAGCTTTTATTACATTAACATAAACACTTCACACTAGTAACCAAGAATAAACAGAACATTCAAGTTGTAAATATTGTATTTGTTTCACTCACATGTAACTATGTTATAATAGATGCTAGTTTTGTCAACATATAGATATGATTAATACTCATATAAAGCATGACACAGAAAAGTAAAGAACTGAAATTTTCATAAAACTACACAATGAAATTACACAAAGAAATTAAGCCtgtgcaaaaaaaacccaaaatatatttctcactatttaaaaatattgcaCATAATGATATGGGTACACACATTGGCTGCTTTTAAAGACTGAGGTATTAGTTAATTATCAAATGATGGATGCAAAGAAATAAAGTACTTGACATAATGAAGACATCCATAAAAATAAGTAGGTGGCCAAAAACTCATGAAATATGAATGGCACTGAAAAGCAGGTAAGAGTTCCATTACAAATACAGAGTAGCTCACCAAACATTAAACAATCTCTTGGCAACCTATCATCTTTTATATCTGTCAAAATAATCAGTCTAAATATATGTGAAAAATGTAGTAATTCCTTTCATTAATACGTATTCAATGTTTAAAAAAGCGTTTTCATGGAAAGCACTACTATACTATCCCATGACTCTTCTCCTTTGAAATAAATTCAATAGAAAAATAGAACTGCAAAATTCCTAAATTTCAGGAGTGAAATGTTATCTCTGGTAAGCCTAATGAAATCTGACAAGTTTTACTTAAGTAGCTCTCTCCATAACAAAATTCCACATTTTAGGTATATTTATCAAGAAAATTAGTACAGATCATGCAAATTTAAGTTACTAAAGATTTCACTGCAAGAGTCTATTCAGTTCTAATATACAATTTAAGTGAGGTAAATATTCAAAGTTTAGTTGTTGAACTCATGGATGCTTTCTTGATTTTAACAAATCCAAccaaatgaaggaatttgtgggcaggtaaattaaatttatttttattaactaaatttttaagacattttctttcatgtcctaattgaaaaaatttttatCAGCTCATTTTCATCTAGTTGCCTGGTGAAGTTGTCAAGATTGTTTTATATATACCTTCTTTatgatatttattaagtattttaaaatgtaaattcatgCATTTGTCAAAATAGTTCACAGAAatgtttgtttctatttttatccaTAAGAAACGATCAGCTGGTTTTATAAGGGTGGGATAGAATTACTGTCCTGAACAGTCAGTGTATGTAGTAACCATATTTCCTCTACGTTGAGTGACAGTCCTACAATGCTTGCCAGATCCATGGAATCTCTTTTCAGTTTGCACTGTGTGTCGATTTGCATTATCAAAACTAttgaatgaaaacattttttccataTCTTCAAACATGTCATCAAACAGTCCACCTCCAAATGAGAATTCCTGAAAATGATGCCTTTGCCTGCTGGAACCATCCTGGCGTGTTCGGAAGTgagtttcaaaatgttttttggtGTGAGTGTTTTTATCAGgaccaaaaaaatcaaagtctTTAAAAAGATCATCGAAGTTGAAGTTGAATGACTGCTGAAAGTTATTTCCACCACTACTAGTAAAGGTACTATGTCCAAGTGAATCATACTCTCTTCTCCTATTAGCATCAGAAAGTGTTTCATAAGCTGAAagggataaaaatatttttttaaaatgaaggcaaataaatatgaaattttacACAATAAAACCTTTAAATAAGGTAAATCTTTAACCTCAATGACTCTTAAGACTATAGATATTTCATAAAACATGTTTTGGATGGTAGTGATTCATGAGCTCAAATTTATGTCATTtaagacacatacatatacatacacatatgtacatacatgcacaccacacagatatacatgtgtttgtgtatgtgtatatgtatgtatgtgtgtgtatattacacatacatatatacatatccagaAGTTGGAGACTATCTGAACTTGCTATTCTGAACTACTGACATCATTGCTACCTTTCATTCACATAAATAACACATGACTAGACATATAACCAAATGtgtctttaaaatgtaaaagaactACAATGTCAAAAATTTTAGAAAGgtcccttacacacacacacacaaaaattctATAGTCTTTCTAGATTGCTATAGCACAAGTTTATAACACAGATCATGGTTCACATCTTGCCTTCCTACAACCAATATTGTGAAACATGCAGTGTAAATATTAGcacattcattttacatatgaggaaagtaaAGCTTAGAGAACTTAAAGGTATTCTGAGATAAATGCTCTTCCGTTCACTCTACCACGTTACTAAGTCAGCAATAGTGGTGAAATGATGATTCAGCACCAAAGTAGAATTATATTTCACAGTTCTATTTAAGTAGAGAAAATCTTTTTAAGTAGGAATCATTACACCAAAGCATACACAGTGACTGTTCTAAACATTCTCATCTCTCCTTGAGCTTTCTATGATACACTTCCCCACACCCTTGCAGCTGAAGACTTCATTTTACATCATTCAACCATCTTCCTCCACTATTTCCTTCACTCCCACCTCATACAAAGAATGTGCATGCACCCTTAACGCCATCCTCTCCTGAACTCTCCAGTAGACTGCTCTCACTCTCAtccctactttttcttttcttcagtctctccctatctacaGTAGCCTTACCTGTCTACAAACATACTCATGTCTTCTCCTATCcttaaaatattctcatttgatcttattagctattctatctctcctctccttctcagcTAAACTTCTTGAAGAAGTCATCTACATTTGGTACCTCCACTTCTACTCCTCTGTATCCTCTAAATCCTCTTTAATCttgcttccaacctcatcactgAACTGAAAATGTATcctcaaagttaccaatgatttcttaattgcaaaGTCTAATAcacttttctcaatcctcatccatGTTGAACTCTTTAGATGTGACAGTTAATCATCTGCCACTCCTAACACTCTTTTCTCTAGTTTTTCCTAACACTGCTCTTTCTGGTTCTTCTCAGTCCCTCTGCCGGTTCTTTAACCATGTGAAATTCCCATA is part of the Notamacropus eugenii isolate mMacEug1 chromosome 3, mMacEug1.pri_v2, whole genome shotgun sequence genome and harbors:
- the DNAJB9 gene encoding dnaJ homolog subfamily B member 9 → MKMATPQAVFTFAICILMITELILATESYYDVLGVPKSASERQIKKAFHKLAMKYHPDKNKSPDAETKFREIAEAYETLSDANRRREYDSLGHSTFTSSGGNNFQQSFNFNFDDLFKDFDFFGPDKNTHTKKHFETHFRTRQDGSSRQRHHFQEFSFGGGLFDDMFEDMEKMFSFNSFDNANRHTVQTEKRFHGSGKHCRTVTQRRGNMVTTYTDCSGQ